The window GGTAGGATCAAATCCCAGCGCGGTTATCAGGCTGTCTAGGGGTATCTTCATGTATTGAGGCTGTACTGTCAGGCCGTCTATGGAGACGGAAGCGAGCCAGCCCTGCGAGCCGATCAAAATTCGTTTTTCATCGGGCGAGAACATAATGCTGGCCGCCGGGAAATCCAGTGTCTTTGTCCAGAGCAGGCGCTGTTTCCTGAAATCGAACATGGCGAGCTCGCCTTTTTTTGACAGAAAGGCGGCATAATTGCCGTATTGTGAAAATTCGATCGCGACGGGCGCAGCTTCCAGTTTGGCCGCTTCGGCCAGGAATTCCCCGTCCATAAACCGCCAGAATTTTATGGTGCCGTTATTTTCGCCGGAAGCGAGCAGCCAGTCGCCGGGCGAAAGGCGCACAGCCTTTATGCCGAGCGCGAGCGGATCTATTGTGTGGGATTTAAGCCCGGTATCGGTTTTATAAACGGTGATGCCGTTTTCCGTTTCCGCCAGCACCAGATCGGACATGTTTGCGGAAAGCGCCGCTGCGGTTGCCTGCGGAAAGGATTTCGGGCTTATCGCCTCTTCGGATTTCGGTATTCTCAGCCCGAACGTGGTCTGCATCGTTCCCGAAACCACAGTGTAGGCGCCGTTTCTCGCGCCCCGCGCTGCAAGCAGGTTGTCGGTTGAATTCCGGGCAAAACAAAAACCCGTGGCGACTGAGACAAACAGTCCCGCGATAAACGGAAATTTCAGTAACGAAGCAGAAAGCCGTGACACTGTAGCTTTATTATGTAATATTTTGCGGGCGCGTTCAACGGGTTCTGTCTTTCCCGAATCCCATGCCGGCCGAGAAAGACGTTGTGATGTCGCAGTCCTGCAGGCTGTAGGTGACGCCTATGCCCAGCGGCAGCGGAAATCGCCAGAATTTGTAATAAAAATTCAGGCCGGCTCCGGTTTGCGGATAACGGGTATCTTTGTTCCATACCCAGGCCTGCGAAAAAAACGGTTCCGCCACCAGCTGCCCTCTTTTTGACCGGCTTAACAGGTGCGTAAACGAGGCTGTCGCGCCTGCGCCCTGCTCGCCTCTCCATTCGCGTGAATACTGGCCCGCCAGGCCTATAGCCGGGCCGGTGGGGATCAGCTGAGTGAACGGGAGCGTCCAGCCCTTTGCGGCCGCAAGATTGACGGACAGCCGGTCATGTTCAATGAATTCCCAGCTGTTGTGAACCGCTATCTGAAGCAGGGAAAAATCATTTGTCGAACCGGTGAAACCGCCTGCCCGCTGGCCCCGGATTTCGAAGGTATGCGCGCTGCCCGTTTCGGCGCGTGGCGTTATTCTTTCATTGAGATCGGACAGGCCCAGCCCGAAAATCGCGCCGAACGAGCCGGCGGATCTTGATAATCCGCCCCCCCGTTCCAGCGTGTACGCGCAGCGCGCCCCTACGGTGTTGTAAAGCCCGGATTGCGCGGGCGGATATGCCGTCGCGTCGCTGAACGAGTACTGCGCCTGCGAGAAAGAAAGGCCGAACTGCATACGGGTGTCCAGTTCCCGGTTTACCGACAGGCTCCAGTGTTCTTTTTTCCTGTTATAAGTGTTGACCGGCTCTCCGAACTTTTCCGGCTTCAGCCGGGCGGAGAAGGTGTTGTACGCCCCGTCGGAGTAGAAACTTTCGCTGTCGTTGTCGCGCCCGGCGCCGGCTCCGATAAAATAGTCGCCCAGTTTCAAGCCGCCGCCAAGCGCGGCCGTGTCGCGTCCTATGCTGCCGCTCAGGATCACCGTTTCGGACCGGCGGAAGAAATTGCCGGACAAAACTGTCAGGCTGAATTTGCTGCCGCTGTTGCCGGATGTGAACAGCGGGATCGGCAGGATGTACCAGCCGTC of the Elusimicrobiaceae bacterium genome contains:
- a CDS encoding WD40 repeat domain-containing protein — protein: MSRLSASLLKFPFIAGLFVSVATGFCFARNSTDNLLAARGARNGAYTVVSGTMQTTFGLRIPKSEEAISPKSFPQATAAALSANMSDLVLAETENGITVYKTDTGLKSHTIDPLALGIKAVRLSPGDWLLASGENNGTIKFWRFMDGEFLAEAAKLEAAPVAIEFSQYGNYAAFLSKKGELAMFDFRKQRLLWTKTLDFPAASIMFSPDEKRILIGSQGWLASVSIDGLTVQPQYMKIPLDSLITALGFDPT